The genomic region GAGCCATACTTTAAGgtataaaaaaatgttgatttttgtttctgttttgggGTTAAATCCCATGTGTATTAGCCTCATGTGAACGTATAATTCAGCATATCAGatactgtaatttgttttatttatagtaaaaaaCATTAGTTAATGATGGaaatgttaatttcaaaaataatttctcCTTCCGTTTCTTCCTTCAACGGAGTAGTCATGCAAAGAAACAGGTTTTACAGAGGCCTcatcataaataaataactgattttgaagtgtgtttttttaaataacagtgcCGACAACTATGAATTTATCGTTAGTCATATTACGTTAATAAGGTGATAtccttatttaaataaatttatgccTGTATTATTCATGTTGCATAAATAAGTTGGTATGTTTATGTAGAAGACACTCGTGTCTGTGTTATTTACATTACGTTCTAATACTGATATGCTTACTTAGAAAACACTTGTGCCTGTGGTATTCATATTACGTTTAGAAGCTGGTACGCTGATTTAAAAGACACTCGTATCTGTGTTATAAGATATTACTCGGTTCCATGAGAAGTAGCCCTTGtcagtatatttttttaaatttatttttgactgTAACGGCCAACAGTGTTAATATTTTCGGTCAACCTCTTGCCGTTAGTACTCgaatgttttgaataaatttgtttatgtttgtgtaaaCGTCAGAACGTGAATACTATAGATTTATTAACTCCAAAACAAGAAGAGTGTTCGAGTCTTCTGTTTTAagaagtaaacaacaacaaaactaagtAACCTCTTATGCTGATTTACAAGGAAGGGAATTGACAAAACATCTTTGTTATGATGAAAGTTCATCAAATGTGCTGATAATACGTCTTTAAGGTCAATGACCTTTACATGcgtgtttatattaatgttagtaTCACTAAATCTTTTGGTtcgaaaaaataataacatggCGTCTAGGTGTGAAACCAATCATATTTTCTCCAGAGATATCACAAGATTCCAATCAGTTATTTAGAACTTtgtgtatgaaaaaaaatatatacatttccttaatatttaaactaaacagaGAATTGATATAGTTCACGTTGTTGGTAACAGGCTATTTTGGTTGCAGAACCGTAGCCTAGCAAGTTAACGCCCGGGGAAGGACTTCGTATATGTGCCCCACTCCCAGCCCATTGTAATGCGCCTAGCAAGCCATTTCGGTCATCGGTCATTTTACTGGTGATCACAACTTTACCCCTAGGGTAGCAGCCCCTCATGTCACCCCCTTGTTACTTCTCAGTTTAGTTGTGTTTGGAAAAGAAAgagaaatacaaaaacagaaaacaatcaCGTTGCCAATCAGACTGGCTACTTATTCTGTCGCCAGCACGTCACCAGCAACGTCAGAATAGCAGACTGTGACGTCACGCGAGCATACTAAAACCAGACATGTAGTCGGCTCGTGGCTTTCCTTAACAAGCCATACTGAAATCTGCGGTAGTAATTTAAATCCGCGTCtcatttactttaataattacaagGAATATCTACCAGCGGAGGTTTAAACGTATGTCACCAAACTGGCagtcaataattttaaaaacagaagaGTTAAATTAGTTGATTGAGTTATGCTGATAACCGATGCGGAAAAGCGCTATCAAATATTGCTTAGATAGTTCTAGTATGGTAACCCCCACAGAACCAAAAGAATTCGTGATAGAGGTAAGAATAGTCATACTTGCATCATGTAAAGTCAGATATGGGTACTTAATGCTAACGTTCATATAGGAACCTAACTAGTAACATTTGATAGTTTTAACATAGAGCTTTATATCTGAATCACTTTTCGAAATAGTGCTTATTCAATGGGAAAATTTCATTAATACGATGAAAGAAGTGTACCTTACACAAATAGTCTTATGTCTATTCGTAagtatactgtaaataaaatcgAAATTAAGATTTAGCAACAACTTTCAGAACAAATTAACTTCGCCAGCGGCTAATGGCGATAACATTTGGTACTGGTAGAATCGTTAAGACTGTAATTGTACTGTATACAATTGAGGTAAATCGGTCAATGAAATCCCAATCGCCAATAGTGTCGTCATGATTCTATTATTAACAAATCAGTGGGAGACGAAActggtatttattttaacagGGAGAACAATGCCTTCCACAATTCGAATAGTGAATTCTGGATAAACCATTTTCACTTCTCTTGCTATCACTAAAAAAGTAACTTTAGAAATTTGTATTACTTTTCGAGTCCCACGTGTTACAATGGGCAAAAGTAAACTAGTACATTAACCACCAGTCGTCCTATTATGGTTCACATTTTTGCTTACTTTTTGTGTTGTTTCGTACCGTTTAGTTTCTTAAATGTttggttattgttgttttttagtttctttacgTCATATACTAGGCAAACAGTATTTTAGTTATTTGGACattatattcatttaaatatttaacttgtatcaTGTGATTAATCTGAACACTATTTATTTCATTAGCATTTACGGTCTTCTAATTGCATACTGTGGCTAAAACGTACGATCTTTTTTTCATTCGCCATATTTTATTGTCTACTGTTCCATCAGTAAATAGCTGTAGAGCCAACTGTGTTCTTTTTATATATCTGGTTAAAAGGTTAGcgttatttattaacttttacagCTTTTGCTATCTGTATTTAGCTCTTACAATCTATTATCCTCTAGCTTCAAAGGTGAATACATTTATTCCCTGTAGTCtttagctaatatatatataactactaatatttcttattatctgCAGTATTTAGTCCTTTAGTTAAAACGTATAACCATTTGTgctttgtaatataattttcaataattgtGGTTTTTCGTCCTATAGCTGTTTAAAAGTTACAGACATTTATATAATGTTCTTAACTGTTGTAGTGTTTTGTTCTGTAGTTTGAGAGTTACTCATAGCTGTTTGTATGTTATAGACAATTGTTACAACCTTTTCTTGTGTAGTTAAAATGTATAATCATTTCTGTTTGTAGTTAATAGCTATAGTCTTTTGTCCAAGAGATAAAATGTATAGCTTTTTTGCTTTGCAGTTAAAAGTCTAAAAAATGCCCGAGAAATTGTGACATTGGTTTAGAAGCGATTTTACATCCTGCTGATGAAAGATgagacacttaaaactaatcttctTCAGCTTCTTGTTATTGTAGCTTCCATTCACCCGATGGCAATGAAATATCCAGATGTCATATTTGTGAGTTGTTCGTGGTTTACGAGTAACTTGAAGTATTTAAACTTTGAGATCATCTCAAAATGATAACTGAAAGAAGAACGTGCATAGGCTGAATAATCAATCGTTTATATTTCAAATCATATGACGTATCATCAGATGCTTCATatacataaaaagttttaatgagGTAGTATCTGACATTTTCAGTAGTTTTCGTCTTGCcatattatttacattgttaattTCAGTTATCCTCTAATTCATTTGTGCATTGTGCAATAATCAGGAATAAATTAGATtagcattatatatttaaaaacggctggtatgggtaaagaagacactaatagaggagcgaacaacgtttcgaccttcttcggtgatcGTCAGGTTCTTCAgccgtttttaaacatataattttcagtacaagtgggttttctcgtcatcacgaaattaGATTAgcgtttatatatgtaaaaacggctcgtttgggtttagaaaatattttacgtagaggagcgaacgacTGAACCTGTGAatatgacgatgaccgaagaaggtcgaaacgtcgttcgctcctctacgtaaaatattttctcaacccaaacgagccgtttttacatatatatttctcaacaaatgggttttctcgacatcacagattAGCGTTTGTGCTGTTTCAACTATACTTACAATAATCGTAAAAGGccagattattgtttgttttggtttcacTTAATTTGCAAGAGTCATGAATAGATAAAATTAGCAACTGTAGTGCGTTTCTTATAATTACAAGAAGAAAGTACAAGTTAATATTTGTActaattttgttgattttaaaagAATCATGAGACGGTTAGTTTAGCGTGTGTAATAGTTTTgccttattaataaaattatggaACCGCAGAGTTATGAAAAGCAAAACTTTTATTCAAAAGTATCCTTACTTTAATAACACATTGTTATAAATATGGTCACTAGGTCTATGTACGCGTGTGTTTGTTTATCTACAAGTCCAAGTTCCTTTGTCCCTGAAGCTAAGTGGAAATGTGAAGAATGGTTTTCCAATATCGTCATATACTGCAAGAAGTTAACACAATTCCTTAGCAGTGTGAGGtaagtttgatataaaattagTCTATAATACAAAGCAGTGTTAATAATGTTGGAAAACCTTAGTTTACTTAGAATAAGTATACAGTTAACTCCAAAATTACAAGTCCTGttgactttttaaaattatttatgcacCAAATTTTTTCTAGGTTCGTCACAATTGGTTGCAACATCAATAACAACATACACATGCTACCTACCActattgtaaattatataaatgattGATGCATATACTCGTCTATGTGTTTTACTACTGCTTTTTGCCAGAGTTGTGATCAGTTCTTAAAACTGGCACTAATACCTCATCAAATTACACGCCTAAAAATGTGAAGAATGGTATTTCACGATTCATTGTTATGACCTTTAAATcagaaaacttttttcttttttagactAGCAACATTCTCTGGCGTTTCCTGGATTATTgagaaaaaaaacccacaaaatacAACTTTCTATTCCCCGTTCCATATTTCGataggtaaaaatatattttgtgaatttatggaaaataaaacacacccaagttttatttttgaatgtaaaTTACGAACCTGATTTAAATCAGGACTTTCTTATAAACGATGTTTCCCCCCCCCTTCACTAGCAAGGAAAAATAGGCCTTATGGAGAATACATAGATCATCTTATAGAAGTATGAATAACCATTCTGGCGAAAAGGATAATTCTCGTCTACCCTCGTTTTCTCTGTCATCCTTgtccaaatattaatatttcaaacttaaatatttatgtaatattatgttCAGTTTGGTTTAacgtaaatttaaaatgtttttatgaacgTGATTGTGTATTCACATTATGACATTTGATATATGAATTATACCACAAAGAAACCACAATATTGTACTTGGTAATGAATCTTACAGTTTAGGTGTTCTGTGTCTTCCTTTACCGATTTCAAACTTGTCTCGGTCACATGACCTATGGTGTACTTGACAATGTGTAGGGAGAATTTCAAGTTTGCGGCAATTTgtgagagtccaaccagcatcacgtaaagctgtTATGTGAActttctgctctactgacaattctccaTGTATTTTGGGCCGTGGttgacaacaaaatttaatatctagtgttaaacactgtttttatcaaggtttatttatgGAGTGGTATTAAATTGATTCATTCTAGAATTTCGGCACTGTATGCTAACttctttctatatatttaagaCACTGCACAGGGCGCCATgatagttatttcagaccctaaatttgatcagtatgttaaTTCAAGTAGAACCATTATGGTACAAGTATGTGAGAATTATATAGAATGATAACTGTTGTCCaccctggttcattcagttgCCAACAGGGATCACTGAAGCATTACcgcagtgttgaaatttacatctGTAATGGCATGTAAGAATTAGCCCATAAAATGGAAatgatgacaaaatattttcttttcctaaCCTTGTTGCACAGCACGGTAAGTCGATAGGTTCTATACaaagatttattaaaaattttgtgaGAAAGTAATTTGACGGTGGTTGGATTCGAACCTTCAGTTTGCAAAACAGAGCACCCtgactaggcccggcatggccacgtggtaaggcactcgactcataatcctgagaccgtgggttcgaatccctgttacaccaaacatgctctcgccctttcagccgtgggggcgttataatgtaacggtcaatccagtTTCGTTGGCGGTgggggatgatgactagctgcctttcctctagtcttacactgctaaattagggacggctagcgcagatagccctcgtgtagctttgtgcgaaattcaaaaaacaaacaaacacactgacTATTTCGCCGAACTATGTTTCTTTGATTaggtttaaagtattttatatgtatatatttaatggtgAAAGTTCCTAATTTGTAGACCTAGATTTTTGAGACCAAAGGTTTGCAGACTCGATTTCAGGACATAAATATGACCCAGTGAAATATCAATCCTGGTATTTGTGGCCGTGAGAATTGCTGAGGTAGCCGTGCAGAAACTTACAATTACTCTAATATTCTCGTTTGTCTTGTTTAAAGCAAAATAGACTATCTTCCGTCGTCCATGATATTGATCTGCCAACAAAAACTATCACCAACTGCTGGGCTACACTTTCACCGACAAATAGTGAAATCGTCACATTTTACGTCCCCTTCCCCACGACTCAAAGGATGTTCGTCCTCGGGTTTTAAATCCAAAATCTGCAGATTTCCAGGTCTCCAATATGATCCAAAGTGTGGGTTTCATTAGTAACGAATCGTATAAAAACAGTCAATAATCTGAAGGTTAACTGTAACATGAAGTACGTGTATTGTGCAAAGAAAATCTACGGCAATGTTCGGGAAGTGTACGATAgcctttataatttgttttctgaagttcgcgcaaagctacctgaaggctgtctgcactagccatctctaatttagcagtgtaagactagaggaacggttgtcaacaccacccaccgccaactcttgggcttatcttttatcaacgaatactgggattgacagtACATCACAACGCTCtaatgactgaaagggtgagcgaagttggtgtaaaggggattcgaacctgcgccctCATCACCGCACGGGGAATATTAGACTGTAACAATGTTTATCCAGGTGTAAGAGCTTAGCTTCATTAGTAGCAGCGTTCCTTCTACGATCGTAAGAGAAGTTATTAACATCTGGCACCAGAATCATCGATTTACTTATTAGGTTTTCGTGACAtgcatctttttattttttgaaagtagtagcgtatgttatttatttacacgtAGTTTAACTAATTTACTCTAGATGGCAGAACTATCTGTATATAGTATTGATCATTGTATTCAGCGTAATAATCTTAGCTGATCCATGTACGAAAGAGAAGGTAAATGTATATGTTAGTCATTCTTCTTTTATACGGCTGAATGTACATGTATATGATATAGCTATACTGACTTGAAGCTTAAATATTTCTGACTTCACTTTTTACTCCACCATCTCATTCAGTGTCGTTCACGTTGAAAATTCAAGTTCCCAAATGATACGAATGGTGTTTTCATGTAAGAATgccttaattattttattaatataagctAACAAAATTATAGAAGTAGTTGTAACTGTAAAATAGGTACgaagaattataaattaaaataaagacatgCATGTTAAATCgatatttgttgttatatgtgctaagaaaataattatatgtatcttttagtttttataacttttacGTTTTAGTATTAAAATGTGGTTCCACTGACTACTTAGTAACTTTTAACATAATATTGACGGTCTCTCCGATCCAAGTGTACCTAGAAATGTCgagtaaaatgttatcaatacatcctaatttattttttttcacacaaagGAAAATATAAAGTGACGAAAACCAAATCATTACCAGCATCAGTGAGAGTCTGATATTTCCATGGAGGCAACTTTTGGTTCTGAAGATGGCGTATTTAAAGAGGTAAGAAGGTATTATATTTCGACTAGAAGTAAAAAACGAGACTCAAAGGAATGACCTATTATGGACCTTGGTTTAGGTTTTTGTTTGTACGtgcatataattatataattataatattccatgttttaacagaaactattGATGAAACAGTATGATAGTTTTCTCCCTACTAAATACGAATTAGATCAAGACCTAGGTTTTATAAAAGTAGGCTTATTTTCCAAATACTCCAGCATATTACGGATTGAAAGATGGTTATTGCACCTGTACGACGTAAAGAGTATTCAGTCTTGTATATAAGGGTAAGCAAGTGCAATTTCTTCTGGAATTTTTCGATTATATAGCGTGTTCGATAAACTTTCACTGGAGAAATAATGGTAGTAGGCTTACCGTTAGCATCGTCAGCTCATATAAACGCGAGTTCAACCAAATTAAATCGTAACATCAAATTACGTATGttcgttggcccggcatggccaagcgagtaaggcgcgcgactcgtaattcgagggtcgcgggttcgcgcccgcgtcgcgctaaacatgctcgccctcccagccgtgggggcgttataatgtgacggtcaatcccactattcgttggtaaaagagtagcccaagagtttggcggtgggtggtgatgactagctgccttccctctagtcttacactgctaaattagggacggctagcacagatagccctcgagtagctttgtgcgaaattccaaaaaaaaaaaaaaaacgtatgttCGTTGTAAAAGCTTGAAACGTTTGGGgcctttatttcataaaattataataaatttaaagaaagaaaatgtgcTCGTGTATGAGGGTCGCAGTTtgccatttaatttttaaaattataaactgacATCATGATATGACTCAACTTATTTCTTTACTTTGAAATAACTTGCAGTTGACAGGAGGCCAAGTTGCTAatgtcatatattttttaaataaccgTGAGATGGCGATTGAGCCAATATTTTAAGCAGTGTGGTATGGGCTAAgaatttattgaatttattaatttaatattttctacagtttattaacgttttttttataatgcaaaGCAACCTAACTTATATTCGTCAGTGACAATTGATATTCACAAGTAAgtgtaaattaaaagaaaaacgtcTAAAAATAAGGATTTTAAAATAAGACGATATACacaattaatttaaagaaaaagtgtgttattttattaGGAATCTCCTCCCTGCGATGATTAGAGCGTAAACAGCATTTGTTTTTTAGGTTTTCGCTTAGTAACAAACACGCTAAGAGCAGTTATTCAACGCACAGTCGTTCTATTTTGTATactcacacacacagacacacataagaagtatttaaaatattagcaaCAGTCACCGTGTTTATACATGGAAACCTAAGTGTAAGTGGACGTTAGCAAATCTGTTTCagaatattaattacattttttttatgacAGATAACTTTGAGTAGTTAGTGTAACAATGCCGTAAAGAAATCACAAATGATAATGTGTAAGTTACATATAATAAATGTTACTCTTTAAAGTTTGATTATTTCTGGTGAAGAGAAGCTCTATTTTTTTTCACGATAGTTAATGTTTGGACATTTTACTCCATATTATTTGCGATCTTGgattttaaataacttatgttaggtgtatttattaaagtacttgaggtatttttattctaaattgtTACAGGTTATGCAGCTTTCAGTAAGAtaatatctacaaaataaatttgaaaaaaaaaacatcgagtACAGGTTACATGTTATAGTACAAACAAAGTTAAACcagtgtttttacattttatactttcGGTGACAACGAAAGTGACGTAGTTATCACTAAGTAACATGCTCCCGCGAATTGGTTTGCATGTCAGTTGTAACTTTATATTGTGCATGTATACAAATGTATCCGTTTTCTTTTTCCTCTATTTTTCACagttttcacgaaattcaaaacaattagaTATATCTCTCTAAAACCACCAGCCAAAACGATTAAACTTCGTGTGCAAAAACTCTCGGAGAGCAAATAGTCTGGACTTGTGGAAAGATCTCCCACTGAGGGCGCTGTAAGCACGTATTGACAGCGGCCAAAATCACACTGCTCTCCAAATAAACTAGCATACAGCTGTGTAGTTGTGTAGTGCGTGGGTTAAGAAAGTACTAGGTCAGTGTGGAAAGTGACTGAAACGTGTATTTTTCTATCTAGTGGGGAAGTCTTGCTGTTCGATCTGATCCCTCCTGCCATCGACTAAGAATGAATACCCAGGGCCAAATATCAGAAGATGGTCAGCGGTTTGCTGTATTGAGCTACGAACAGGTCAAGCGACTGCATAACATCATGGATGAGGTGGTACCCATCCACGGAAGAGGCAACTTTCCCACGTTAGAAATTAAGCTGAAAGACCTTGTGCGGGTTGTTCGGACTAATTTGGAGCAGGACGACGTACACGTGAAAGATATCAGACTCAACGGAGGCGCTGCAAGTTACGTTTTAGGCCCTGAAAATTCTTTCTACAATGATCTGGATTTGATTTTTGCCGTTGAGCTTTCGACACAACGAGATTACGAGAGAGTTAAGGGAGCAGTTTTACACTCACTGCTTGCTTTTCTGCCGGAAGGAGTTTGTAAAACTCGAATAAGCAGTTGTAGCCTAAAAGAAGCTTATGTGCACAAAATGGTGAAAGTTACGGAGAGTGATCGTTGGAGCTTAATATCGCTAAGTAACAATAGGGGGAGAAATATGGAACTTAAATTCGTCAACTCCATGAAGCGTCAGTTTGAGTTCAGCGTTGATTCCTTTCAGATCGTCCTGGATTCTTTGCTGTTGTTTTATGATTGTGCTCAGATGGCTATGGACGATACTCTCTACCCTACTATCGTGGCAGAAAGTGTGTATGGAGACTTTCAAGAAGCCCTCTACCACCTTCATAAGAAGCTGATATCCACCCGCAATCCGGAAGAGATACGGGGTGGAGGCCTGCTGAAATACTGCAACCTTCTAGTTCGAGATTATAAACCTGCGGTACCGGATGACATCAAATCTCTTGAGAGGTATATGTGTTCGAGATTTTTTATAGATTTCAGCGACGTTGGGCAGCAGCGAAATAAACTCGAGAATTACCTTGCAAATCATTTCATTGGTGATGACCACAGCAAATATGAGTATTTGATGATCTTATACAGGGTCGTGGACGAAAGTACAGTGTGTCTTATGGGCCACGAACGGCGACAGACGCTGACGCTAATCGTACAGTTAGCCTACCAAGTGTACGCTCAAGAACACAGCCAGCTCATACTTAAGACACAACAACTCTCTCCGTACGATTTGACATCCCCAGGACACCAGGTCATGCTGGGTAGCGGTTTCTTTTTCTCACCGTACATCGCCACTTGCTACCCTTGCGGATGGTTGCCTTGCGCGTGACCTTTAAAAGGAAGATCTGTGTTGCTATACTAACATTGAAACGGAAGTCTGTGATGAATTATTCTTCGTCTGAAGTTGGAAGAACCTTCAAAATAGGTAATCTTGACCAACTTAGCCATTTCAACGGTGTCGGATTCTGGTTATTCAAAATCGGTATATTGTGTATGCCTCACGAAGTAAAAGGCTAAACTAGAAAATTCCAACTATTTTAACTATATAAGCAAAGAGGAATTAATTCACAATTCGCTCTTATAAATTAgacataattaatgtttaaatgcACAGTGTGGgaaaacatcaacaaaaattaaacaagttatttATCTAGATAAAGTTAGAccagatttataaaaacaaaagtaaccgGTTTCTTATTACCACCTGCCGACTTGATTTGTgtatgatttttgtttattttttaatttcgaaaTTCCCTTGTCtggttttaaatgtttgattaaaGCTCTACCAGTACAAAGACGTGACTTTCGACAAACTTCACCTGGTGTCAACTACGTACTAGCAAGGTTGACTTCACAAATTACGTCGATATGTATATTACTTTAGCGTTTGAACAACATACCAATCAAGTTATCCAAAAACGAAAAGCTTCTCCCttttaaatttctgaaaatatGAGTAAAGAAACCAGGATTTTTGTTTTCAATCAGGacttgtattttaaatgtgtttaaataaaactgatggAAGAATTTTGGAAAGTAAGCAGATGTTATGGTTCTGGATGTATTATATATAGCATTTCAAAATAATCGTTGTTTCTTTCAATACTTCATagatatcaacaaataatgggaaatagaatatttattcaaatataagtcataaatgttaatataacagGTGGTTTTAAAACCACGAATTAAGACCAAGTGATCTTGTAATTGAGGTCTGATGCGAAAATACGAGGCACTGAACTGTTGGCAGAAATTGCAAAGTCTTGTGTTTTTTCAAACCCGCATTTAACAGTTACTTCT from Tachypleus tridentatus isolate NWPU-2018 chromosome 1, ASM421037v1, whole genome shotgun sequence harbors:
- the LOC143247288 gene encoding terminal nucleotidyltransferase 5C-like isoform X1, which produces MEATFGSEDGVFKEWGSLAVRSDPSCHRLRMNTQGQISEDGQRFAVLSYEQVKRLHNIMDEVVPIHGRGNFPTLEIKLKDLVRVVRTNLEQDDVHVKDIRLNGGAASYVLGPENSFYNDLDLIFAVELSTQRDYERVKGAVLHSLLAFLPEGVCKTRISSCSLKEAYVHKMVKVTESDRWSLISLSNNRGRNMELKFVNSMKRQFEFSVDSFQIVLDSLLLFYDCAQMAMDDTLYPTIVAESVYGDFQEALYHLHKKLISTRNPEEIRGGGLLKYCNLLVRDYKPAVPDDIKSLERYMCSRFFIDFSDVGQQRNKLENYLANHFIGDDHSKYEYLMILYRVVDESTVCLMGHERRQTLTLIVQLAYQVYAQEHSQLILKTQQLSPYDLTSPGHQVMLGSGFFFSPYIATCYPCGWLPCA
- the LOC143247288 gene encoding terminal nucleotidyltransferase 5C-like isoform X2 — translated: MNTQGQISEDGQRFAVLSYEQVKRLHNIMDEVVPIHGRGNFPTLEIKLKDLVRVVRTNLEQDDVHVKDIRLNGGAASYVLGPENSFYNDLDLIFAVELSTQRDYERVKGAVLHSLLAFLPEGVCKTRISSCSLKEAYVHKMVKVTESDRWSLISLSNNRGRNMELKFVNSMKRQFEFSVDSFQIVLDSLLLFYDCAQMAMDDTLYPTIVAESVYGDFQEALYHLHKKLISTRNPEEIRGGGLLKYCNLLVRDYKPAVPDDIKSLERYMCSRFFIDFSDVGQQRNKLENYLANHFIGDDHSKYEYLMILYRVVDESTVCLMGHERRQTLTLIVQLAYQVYAQEHSQLILKTQQLSPYDLTSPGHQVMLGSGFFFSPYIATCYPCGWLPCA